Proteins from a genomic interval of Synechococcus sp. A15-28:
- the cbiB gene encoding adenosylcobinamide-phosphate synthase CbiB, with protein sequence MPLQPDVLAVAAAIGLDWSLGDPCWILHPVVVMGWWIQTLRRILEPWAQDSPWRLRLSGGFITLALVCGSGLVGWGMEWLSRAAGPWGWPVLVVALASALAGRSLHGSVMTVLQALPDAATDEPTLARQKLSWIVGRDVSQLDRVGILRACAETASENAVDGLFAPLFWMAAGCLLWRLNPAGPGPLALAWMFKASSTLDSMLGYRRGLLRWLGTAGARLDDLLTWLPCRLVMLTLPLVSAPWNRWFALVRAAERDGAPDPSPNAGRSEAIYAHCAEVRLGGRNRYGATWVEKPLLAADRPEPDRQAIQRILSLTIRLELLWIVLLGLIQ encoded by the coding sequence GTGCCTCTCCAGCCCGATGTCCTGGCGGTTGCCGCCGCCATCGGGCTGGACTGGTCATTGGGAGACCCGTGCTGGATACTGCATCCGGTGGTGGTCATGGGCTGGTGGATCCAGACCCTGCGACGCATCCTGGAGCCCTGGGCGCAGGACTCCCCCTGGAGACTTCGCCTCAGCGGCGGATTCATCACCCTGGCCCTGGTGTGCGGCAGCGGACTGGTGGGCTGGGGTATGGAATGGCTGAGCCGGGCTGCTGGCCCGTGGGGATGGCCTGTGCTGGTGGTCGCCCTGGCCAGCGCCCTGGCCGGTCGCAGCCTTCATGGCAGCGTCATGACGGTGCTTCAGGCCCTGCCTGACGCGGCAACGGATGAGCCCACACTCGCGCGGCAGAAGCTCAGTTGGATTGTCGGCCGTGATGTGAGCCAGCTGGACCGGGTGGGCATCCTGCGGGCCTGTGCTGAAACCGCGTCAGAGAACGCCGTGGACGGGCTGTTCGCACCGCTGTTCTGGATGGCTGCAGGCTGCCTGCTCTGGCGCCTGAACCCGGCCGGACCAGGACCACTGGCGCTGGCCTGGATGTTCAAGGCCTCCAGCACCCTCGATTCCATGCTCGGTTACCGCCGTGGACTATTGCGCTGGCTCGGAACCGCCGGTGCCCGGCTTGATGATCTGCTCACCTGGCTGCCCTGCCGTCTGGTGATGCTCACCCTGCCGCTGGTGAGCGCCCCCTGGAACCGCTGGTTTGCGCTGGTGCGAGCAGCGGAACGGGATGGAGCCCCGGATCCCTCCCCCAACGCCGGTCGCTCGGAAGCGATCTATGCCCATTGCGCTGAAGTTCGGCTTGGCGGCCGCAATAGATATGGCGCGACATGGGTCGAAAAACCTTTACTGGCAGCCGATCGGCCGGAACCCGACCGCCAAGCCATCCAAAGGATCCTCAGCCTGACGATTCGGCTTGAGCTGCTGTGGATCGTGCTGCTGGGGCTGATTCAGTAG
- a CDS encoding sugar transferase, translated as MTTAPRPSLRQAAGRAIGRSSYKPHLAVISAPASLLPAGTLIRQQSRMGRGLKRSGDILFSLAVLGLGSPVLLFLALLVKLSSPGPIFYVQRRVGRGYQRFGCIKFRTMRPDADAVLAKVLEEDPALRAEYERDFKLKRDPRITSIGRFLRRSSLDELPQFLNVLRGEMSVVGPRPIVDKELVRYGDYMDEVASVRPGLTGLWQVSGRNNLSYKKRVKLDLAYARGRSFKLDLAIILRTFGVLLLPMDRGAY; from the coding sequence TTGACCACGGCCCCCCGCCCTTCCTTGCGACAGGCTGCCGGGCGGGCCATCGGTCGAAGCTCTTACAAGCCGCATCTGGCCGTGATTTCGGCGCCGGCTTCGCTGTTGCCGGCCGGCACTCTGATCCGCCAGCAGAGCCGCATGGGACGCGGCCTGAAACGCAGTGGTGACATCCTGTTCTCCCTGGCTGTTCTGGGCCTTGGCTCCCCAGTCCTGCTGTTTCTGGCCCTGCTGGTGAAGCTCAGCTCGCCAGGGCCGATCTTCTATGTGCAACGGCGCGTTGGCCGGGGTTACCAGCGTTTCGGATGCATCAAGTTCCGCACGATGCGTCCGGATGCGGATGCCGTTCTGGCCAAGGTGCTTGAGGAGGATCCAGCCCTCCGGGCCGAATACGAACGGGACTTCAAGCTCAAGCGCGACCCACGCATCACTTCCATCGGCCGTTTTCTGCGCCGTTCCAGCCTGGACGAACTGCCGCAGTTCCTCAACGTGCTGCGTGGTGAGATGAGCGTGGTGGGCCCCCGGCCGATCGTGGACAAGGAGCTGGTGCGCTACGGCGACTACATGGATGAAGTGGCTTCGGTGCGTCCAGGGCTCACAGGGCTTTGGCAGGTGAGCGGTCGCAACAACCTCAGTTACAAGAAACGCGTCAAGTTGGACCTGGCTTACGCCAGGGGTCGCTCCTTCAAGCTCGATCTGGCCATCATCCTGCGCACCTTCGGGGTGTTGCTGCTGCCGATGGACCGCGGCGCCTACTGA
- a CDS encoding glycosyltransferase translates to MAPAKEDLPRRIALAHEWFSPRSTGGAELVVQAIDALLCSLQRTPQLAALVDGESARPGSWLFGRHIRTSPIQQLPWGVSHVQQYLPLLTLAIEQIDLGDAELVISSSHLVAKGVMTAPDQLHLSYVHTPVRYAWDQMHAYLSRSALARRGFGPLIRWQLHALRQWDQLSAQRVDHLLANSRFTARRIQKFWGRQAQVLHPPVAVERFRWDGARDDSYLCLCRLVPYKRVDLVVEAFNRLGLPLLVVGDGPERERLEALAGPTVTLLGRQSQEQVEALMSSCRAFVYAGLEDFGIAPVEAMAAGAPVIGLGRGGLLDTVRCATGGLEQATGVLFPDQNVGSLMEAVSWFEQNRIWRQLDAGAIRQWAERFRPEAFKTRFEATLRQAWTAHQGRCAVAASDPAEMPALQL, encoded by the coding sequence ATGGCTCCAGCGAAGGAGGATCTACCGCGGCGCATCGCCCTGGCCCATGAGTGGTTCTCGCCACGGTCCACCGGTGGTGCGGAGCTGGTGGTTCAGGCCATCGATGCCCTGCTCTGTAGCCTTCAACGCACGCCGCAGTTGGCGGCGCTGGTGGATGGCGAGTCAGCACGTCCCGGCAGCTGGCTGTTCGGGCGCCACATCCGCACCAGCCCGATTCAGCAATTGCCCTGGGGCGTAAGCCACGTCCAGCAATATCTGCCGCTGCTCACCCTGGCCATTGAGCAGATCGACCTGGGGGATGCCGAGCTGGTGATCAGCAGCAGTCATCTGGTGGCCAAGGGGGTGATGACGGCTCCGGATCAGCTGCATCTCAGCTACGTCCACACACCCGTGCGCTACGCCTGGGATCAGATGCATGCCTACCTCAGCCGTTCCGCCTTGGCACGGCGGGGGTTTGGCCCTCTGATTCGCTGGCAGCTGCATGCCCTGCGCCAGTGGGATCAGCTCAGCGCCCAGCGGGTGGATCACCTGCTGGCGAATTCCCGCTTCACCGCCCGCCGCATTCAGAAGTTCTGGGGGCGTCAGGCCCAGGTGTTGCACCCACCGGTTGCGGTGGAGCGTTTCCGCTGGGATGGAGCGCGCGACGACAGCTACCTCTGCCTCTGCCGGCTGGTGCCCTACAAGCGTGTGGATCTGGTGGTGGAGGCCTTCAATCGCCTGGGGCTGCCGTTGCTGGTGGTGGGTGACGGCCCGGAGCGGGAGCGGCTGGAGGCCCTCGCGGGTCCCACGGTGACCCTGTTGGGGCGGCAGAGCCAGGAGCAGGTGGAAGCCCTGATGTCCTCCTGTCGGGCTTTTGTCTACGCCGGTCTGGAGGATTTCGGCATCGCCCCGGTGGAGGCGATGGCGGCGGGAGCCCCGGTGATCGGCCTTGGCCGCGGAGGGCTGCTGGATACCGTGCGCTGCGCCACGGGCGGTCTCGAGCAGGCCACGGGTGTGCTGTTCCCTGATCAGAACGTCGGCTCCCTTATGGAAGCGGTGAGCTGGTTTGAGCAGAACCGGATCTGGCGTCAGCTGGATGCCGGTGCGATCCGGCAATGGGCGGAGCGGTTCCGACCGGAAGCCTTCAAGACCCGTTTTGAGGCGACGTTGCGACAGGCCTGGACGGCCCATCAGGGCCGCTGTGCCGTTGCAGCGAGTGACCCCGCTGAGATGCCAGCCCTGCAGCTGTGA
- a CDS encoding ComEC/Rec2 family competence protein, which translates to MQLTGRLLADARRFDHACSALVAVEWLDGIRRPGRTELQLRPCPDPPRQGWRIRVRGQLKRPAAGVHPLLPGPAERLAARGSWSQLRASRIEVLDRPWTPIADLRRRIADRLQAAAGAQRGGLLAALVLGSAQVQLPDDLRKAFRVAGLSHALAASGFHLSVLMGASLALGRCLGRSLRLAFAALAMLIFLICAGAQPSVVRAVLMGATALLIRESGERSRGFGVLLLTLSLMLLLHPAWARSIGFQLSAAATAGLILTAPGLERWWAERLPRRLGWLAPALAVPLAAMAWTLPLQLLHFGSAPLYALLANLLAAPLLAPLTLSAMGLALASLVLPAAALQLLAWPVAQLAALLIAMVRWISHWPAARLLTGHPQPWVVALLVIGLLPWLLLEGGRWRRMGLISVLMAVLVHGRVQLADGVVAVQRGRQH; encoded by the coding sequence GTGCAGCTGACCGGCAGGCTGCTGGCGGATGCTCGTCGGTTTGATCACGCCTGCTCCGCCCTTGTGGCGGTGGAGTGGCTCGATGGGATTCGCCGTCCGGGACGCACGGAACTTCAGCTCCGTCCTTGCCCGGATCCACCCCGCCAGGGTTGGCGCATTCGTGTTCGCGGGCAGCTGAAACGCCCTGCTGCCGGTGTTCACCCCCTGCTGCCTGGTCCGGCGGAACGGTTGGCGGCCAGGGGCAGCTGGAGCCAGCTGCGTGCATCACGCATCGAGGTGCTTGATCGTCCCTGGACGCCCATCGCTGATCTGCGGCGGCGGATCGCTGACCGTCTTCAGGCCGCGGCAGGTGCCCAGCGAGGCGGGCTGCTGGCGGCGCTGGTGCTGGGCAGTGCCCAGGTGCAGCTTCCCGATGATCTGCGCAAGGCCTTCCGGGTTGCTGGCTTATCCCATGCCCTGGCGGCCTCAGGCTTCCACCTCTCGGTGCTGATGGGGGCTTCCCTGGCGCTGGGTCGCTGTCTGGGGCGTTCCCTGCGACTGGCCTTCGCGGCGTTGGCGATGTTGATCTTTTTGATCTGCGCTGGAGCCCAACCATCGGTGGTGCGGGCCGTGCTGATGGGGGCCACGGCGTTGCTGATCCGCGAGTCCGGCGAACGCAGCCGCGGTTTCGGGGTGTTGCTGCTCACCCTCAGCCTGATGCTGCTGCTGCATCCCGCCTGGGCCCGCTCGATCGGTTTCCAGCTCAGCGCTGCCGCGACGGCAGGGTTGATCCTCACGGCCCCTGGCCTGGAGCGGTGGTGGGCGGAGCGCTTGCCGAGGCGGCTCGGGTGGTTGGCACCAGCTTTGGCGGTTCCCCTCGCTGCGATGGCCTGGACCCTGCCACTGCAGCTGCTCCACTTCGGCTCGGCTCCCCTCTACGCCCTGCTGGCCAACCTGTTGGCGGCTCCGCTGCTGGCTCCCTTGACCCTCTCCGCGATGGGTCTGGCTCTGGCGTCACTGGTGTTGCCCGCGGCGGCCCTGCAGCTGCTGGCCTGGCCCGTGGCGCAGTTGGCCGCTCTGTTGATCGCCATGGTGCGCTGGATCAGCCACTGGCCCGCTGCGCGGTTGCTCACCGGTCACCCCCAGCCCTGGGTGGTGGCGTTGCTGGTGATCGGCCTGCTGCCCTGGTTGTTGCTCGAAGGGGGGCGTTGGCGCCGGATGGGACTGATATCCGTGCTGATGGCCGTGCTGGTGCACGGGCGTGTTCAGCTGGCGGATGGCGTAGTGGCAGTTCAACGCGGCCGGCAGCACTGA
- the glyQ gene encoding glycine--tRNA ligase subunit alpha, with product MHFQDIISTLNRFWADQGCLLLQPYDTEKGAGTMSPHTVLRAIGPEPWAVAYPEPCRRPTDGRYGDNPNRAQHYFQFQVLIKPSPDGIQETYLASLEALGIKAADHDIRFVEDNWESPTLGAWGVGWEVWLDGMEVTQFTYFQQCGGIDCKPVSIEITYGLERLAMYLQDVESIWDLSWNAERNYGDIWLPFEKAQCHFNFEGSDPERLKQLFAIYEAEASDLIEKKLPAPALDFVLKCSHTFNLLEARGVISVTERTATIGRIRTLARKVAEAWLAEREELGFPLLKGGTLA from the coding sequence GTGCATTTTCAGGACATCATCAGCACCCTCAACCGCTTCTGGGCGGATCAGGGATGCCTGCTGCTGCAGCCCTACGACACCGAGAAAGGGGCCGGCACCATGAGTCCCCATACGGTGCTGCGGGCGATCGGTCCCGAGCCCTGGGCTGTGGCATACCCCGAGCCCTGTCGCCGCCCGACCGATGGCCGCTACGGCGACAACCCCAACCGGGCCCAGCACTACTTCCAGTTCCAGGTACTGATCAAGCCCTCCCCAGACGGTATCCAGGAGACCTATCTCGCGTCGCTGGAAGCCCTGGGCATCAAGGCGGCGGACCATGACATCCGTTTTGTGGAGGACAACTGGGAATCCCCCACCCTTGGAGCCTGGGGTGTGGGCTGGGAGGTGTGGCTCGATGGGATGGAGGTGACGCAGTTCACCTATTTCCAGCAATGCGGCGGGATCGACTGCAAGCCGGTGTCGATTGAAATCACCTATGGCCTCGAGCGGCTGGCCATGTACCTCCAGGATGTGGAAAGCATCTGGGATCTGAGCTGGAACGCGGAGCGCAACTACGGCGACATCTGGCTGCCCTTTGAAAAGGCTCAGTGCCACTTCAACTTCGAGGGCTCTGATCCAGAAAGGCTGAAGCAGCTGTTCGCCATCTATGAAGCCGAGGCCTCTGATCTGATCGAGAAGAAGCTGCCGGCACCAGCCCTGGACTTCGTGCTCAAGTGCAGCCACACCTTCAACCTGTTGGAGGCCCGCGGCGTGATCTCCGTCACCGAACGCACCGCCACCATCGGTCGGATCCGCACCCTGGCCCGCAAGGTGGCGGAAGCCTGGCTGGCGGAGCGGGAAGAGCTGGGCTTCCCCCTGCTGAAGGGGGGAACGCTTGCGTAA
- the ubiE gene encoding bifunctional demethylmenaquinone methyltransferase/2-methoxy-6-polyprenyl-1,4-benzoquinol methylase UbiE, whose protein sequence is MKPGDPAAVEQLFDSVASRYDQLNDLLSLGLHRQWKRQLQCFLRPAAGETWLDLCCGTGDLALELARRVRPAGSVLGLDAAAAPLELARQRQRRQPWLNVAFQQGDALATGLPDASADGIVMAYGLRNLKDPAAGLVEMARLLKPGRRAGVLDFNRLTTSGPAASFQRFYLRRLVVPVASAAGLKEEYAYLEESLKRFPDGSAQERMALESGFSQARHHTLVAGQMGMLLLER, encoded by the coding sequence GTGAAACCAGGAGATCCCGCTGCGGTTGAGCAGTTGTTCGATTCGGTCGCCTCCCGCTACGACCAACTCAATGACCTGTTGAGTCTGGGGCTGCATCGTCAGTGGAAGCGACAGTTGCAGTGCTTCCTCAGGCCCGCAGCGGGAGAGACCTGGCTTGATCTCTGCTGCGGGACGGGGGATCTTGCCCTGGAGCTGGCGCGCCGCGTGAGGCCAGCTGGCTCAGTGCTGGGTCTGGATGCTGCCGCGGCACCCCTGGAGCTCGCGCGGCAGCGTCAACGCCGTCAACCCTGGCTGAATGTTGCGTTCCAGCAGGGAGATGCCTTGGCAACGGGGCTGCCGGATGCCTCCGCCGATGGAATTGTGATGGCCTATGGCCTGCGCAATCTCAAGGATCCAGCGGCGGGGCTGGTGGAGATGGCCCGCCTGTTGAAACCGGGGCGACGGGCTGGTGTGCTCGATTTCAATCGCTTGACGACGTCAGGACCTGCCGCAAGCTTTCAGCGCTTTTATCTGCGTCGGCTTGTGGTGCCGGTGGCCTCTGCAGCTGGCCTTAAGGAGGAGTACGCCTATCTGGAGGAGAGCCTGAAACGCTTCCCCGATGGCTCAGCTCAGGAGCGCATGGCTCTCGAGTCGGGGTTTTCCCAGGCCCGGCACCACACCCTGGTGGCAGGTCAGATGGGAATGCTGCTGTTGGAACGATGA
- the hisF gene encoding imidazole glycerol phosphate synthase subunit HisF, protein MVALRLIPCLDVARGRVVKGVNFVGLRDAGDPVELACRYSGAGADELVFLDIAASHEGRGTLIDMVRRTAESVTIPFTVGGGISTVDGITDLLRAGADKVSLNSSAVRRPELVREGADRFGCQCIVVAIDARKRDGDGWDVYVKGGRENTGLDAVDWARRVAELGAGEILLTSMDGDGTQAGYDLAFTRAVADAVPVPVIASGGAGCIDHIAQALETGPGGGHASAALLASLLHDGVLTVEEIKQDLLQRGLSIRP, encoded by the coding sequence ATGGTCGCTCTCCGCCTGATTCCCTGCCTGGATGTCGCCCGCGGACGGGTGGTGAAGGGCGTCAACTTCGTCGGTCTTCGCGATGCCGGGGATCCTGTGGAACTGGCCTGTCGCTACAGCGGAGCCGGCGCAGACGAGCTGGTGTTCCTCGACATCGCCGCCAGCCATGAAGGACGCGGCACCCTGATCGATATGGTGCGGCGCACCGCCGAATCGGTCACGATTCCCTTCACCGTGGGCGGAGGCATTTCCACGGTTGACGGCATCACGGATCTGCTGCGCGCCGGGGCCGACAAGGTCAGCTTGAACTCCTCCGCCGTGCGCCGTCCCGAGTTGGTGCGCGAGGGGGCTGATCGCTTCGGCTGCCAGTGCATTGTTGTGGCCATCGATGCCCGCAAGCGGGATGGCGATGGCTGGGATGTCTACGTCAAGGGAGGGCGCGAGAATACCGGGCTGGATGCGGTGGATTGGGCGCGGAGGGTGGCGGAGCTCGGTGCCGGCGAAATTCTGCTCACCTCCATGGATGGCGATGGCACCCAGGCCGGCTACGACCTTGCCTTCACCCGAGCAGTGGCGGATGCGGTGCCGGTGCCGGTGATCGCCTCCGGTGGGGCCGGCTGCATCGACCACATCGCCCAGGCCCTTGAGACAGGGCCGGGGGGAGGGCATGCCTCGGCAGCGCTGCTGGCCTCACTGCTGCATGACGGTGTTCTCACGGTGGAGGAGATCAAACAGGATCTGCTGCAGCGAGGTCTGTCGATTCGGCCGTGA
- a CDS encoding DUF2862 domain-containing protein, whose amino-acid sequence MSQAASINIGSKIRVTRVRDRIPQSLVDLLKADASGTVKEFRTVDGQGIGVVVELSDGSTNWFFEDEIAAA is encoded by the coding sequence ATGTCCCAGGCTGCGTCGATCAACATCGGCTCCAAGATCCGTGTCACCCGTGTTCGTGATCGGATTCCCCAAAGTCTGGTGGACCTGCTGAAAGCTGATGCCAGCGGAACGGTGAAGGAATTCCGCACCGTCGACGGCCAGGGCATCGGTGTGGTGGTGGAGCTGAGTGATGGCTCCACCAACTGGTTTTTCGAAGACGAAATCGCAGCAGCCTGA
- the chlG gene encoding chlorophyll synthase ChlG has translation MSDARQLLGMKGASGTTNIWKLRLQLMKPVTWIPLIWGVICGAAASGNYQWKLDHVLAAFACMLMSGPLLAGFTQTINDYYDRDIDAINEPYRPIPSGAIPLGQVKLQIWLLLIAGLAVSYGLDLWAGHSTPVVFLLALGGSFVSYIYSAPPLKLKQNGWLGNYALGASYIALPWWAGQALFGQLTWSTALLTLAYSLAGLGIAVVNDFKSVEGDRELGLQSLPVVFGIKTASWISAGMIDIFQLAMVAVLIAIGQHFAAVLMVLLIVPQIIFQDIWLLRDPVEFDVKYQASAQPFLVLGMLVTALAVGHSPLTQLM, from the coding sequence GTGAGTGACGCACGCCAGCTGCTGGGCATGAAAGGTGCCTCCGGCACCACCAACATCTGGAAGCTGCGGCTGCAGCTGATGAAACCGGTCACCTGGATCCCGCTCATCTGGGGTGTGATCTGCGGCGCCGCGGCCAGTGGCAACTACCAGTGGAAACTGGATCACGTGCTTGCGGCCTTCGCCTGCATGTTGATGAGCGGTCCTCTGCTGGCGGGTTTCACCCAGACCATCAACGACTACTACGACCGAGACATCGACGCCATCAACGAGCCCTACCGGCCGATCCCATCCGGCGCGATTCCCCTGGGCCAGGTGAAGCTGCAGATCTGGCTGCTGCTGATCGCGGGTCTGGCGGTGTCCTACGGCCTCGATCTCTGGGCCGGCCACAGCACTCCCGTGGTGTTCCTGCTGGCTCTGGGGGGATCCTTTGTCAGTTACATCTATTCAGCACCACCGCTGAAGCTCAAGCAGAACGGCTGGCTGGGGAACTATGCCCTCGGTGCCAGCTACATCGCCCTGCCCTGGTGGGCCGGCCAGGCCCTGTTCGGCCAGCTCACCTGGAGCACAGCGCTGCTGACCCTGGCCTACAGCCTCGCGGGTCTGGGCATTGCCGTGGTGAACGACTTCAAAAGCGTTGAGGGTGATCGCGAACTGGGGCTTCAGTCCTTACCCGTTGTGTTCGGAATCAAAACAGCCAGTTGGATCAGCGCCGGAATGATCGACATTTTCCAGTTGGCGATGGTTGCCGTTCTCATTGCCATCGGTCAGCATTTCGCTGCGGTCCTGATGGTGCTGTTGATCGTTCCCCAGATCATCTTCCAGGACATCTGGTTGCTGCGGGACCCAGTGGAATTTGACGTCAAATACCAGGCCAGCGCTCAACCCTTCCTGGTGCTCGGCATGCTGGTGACCGCTCTGGCCGTCGGCCACAGTCCACTCACTCAGCTGATGTGA
- a CDS encoding PBP1A family penicillin-binding protein: protein MNRSRLHWALIAAAAAGVGIGAALGTRALTKLIDTALPDARGIANFNRPGTITLLSTRGRIIQKLGPATRDKLEPGSMPLLVQQAFIAAEDRRFFDHDGVDGWGIARAVVTNVRQGSVREGASTITQQLARTVFLSQDRTIIRKLKEAALALKLERQLSKQQILEQYLNFVYLGSGAYGVADAAWNYFSKSPDQLTLPEAALIAGLPPAPSVYSPLVNPELARQQRSIVLERMLQEGFITSASASAAKNSPLNLKPATPKYFNSAAPFFTGWVAQELPKIVTQEQLEVGGLKVRTSLNLDWQRKAQQVIREYAPSDTEGALVTIQPGTGLVRAMVGGKSFKDSQFNRATQALRSPGSTFKLFPYAAAIDRGIRPEDIFMDSPRCWRGYCPKNFGAKYFGPVSLADALKNSLNTVAVQLQDRVGFDAIIETANGFDIGTTRPLGKYYPMAIGAYEQTILEMAAAYAGVTNRGVFVQPTPFEEIRGPKDGLIWSRRLDGDRGRRALDSDVADAMNWMLQRVVTGGTGIAAKLENRAVAGKTGTSEGARDLWFIGSIPQLTTAVWFGYDNNKETKSNSGEAAWAWKQFMLQIEDEFPLQPFPAKPVLNRKFEPPGKPKPKTTDKKVPYRGYDYAPKPIYTAPRWEPDPSMAPVPFTTPESASTSAPQPRIAPTPAPISRPEPPREPQAEVNGRRNWLKPQIQRR, encoded by the coding sequence GTGAACCGTTCCCGTCTGCATTGGGCCCTCATCGCCGCTGCTGCAGCGGGTGTGGGCATCGGTGCCGCTCTCGGAACACGGGCGCTGACCAAGCTGATCGATACGGCCCTGCCGGATGCCCGCGGCATCGCCAACTTCAACCGTCCTGGAACGATCACCCTGCTGTCCACACGGGGGCGCATCATCCAGAAACTGGGACCGGCCACCCGCGACAAGCTCGAGCCGGGGTCCATGCCTCTGCTGGTGCAGCAGGCCTTCATCGCCGCTGAAGACCGCCGCTTCTTTGACCATGACGGGGTCGATGGCTGGGGGATTGCCCGGGCCGTGGTCACCAATGTCCGGCAGGGCTCGGTGCGGGAAGGCGCCAGCACCATCACCCAGCAGCTGGCCCGCACCGTTTTTCTCAGCCAAGACCGCACCATTATTCGAAAGCTCAAGGAAGCAGCCTTGGCCTTGAAGCTGGAACGTCAGCTGAGCAAGCAGCAGATCCTTGAGCAATACCTCAACTTCGTGTACCTCGGATCCGGTGCCTACGGCGTGGCGGATGCCGCCTGGAACTACTTCTCCAAGTCCCCAGACCAGCTCACGCTGCCGGAAGCTGCTCTGATCGCGGGTCTCCCCCCGGCACCTTCGGTCTACTCGCCCCTGGTGAACCCGGAGCTGGCCCGGCAGCAACGATCCATCGTGCTGGAGCGAATGCTTCAGGAGGGCTTCATCACCAGCGCCTCGGCCTCGGCAGCAAAAAACTCTCCTCTCAATCTCAAACCGGCCACACCGAAATACTTCAACAGCGCAGCCCCATTCTTCACCGGCTGGGTGGCCCAGGAACTTCCCAAAATCGTCACCCAGGAACAGCTGGAAGTGGGCGGCCTCAAGGTGCGCACCAGCCTCAACCTCGACTGGCAGAGAAAAGCCCAGCAGGTCATTCGTGAGTACGCCCCCTCTGATACAGAAGGGGCCCTGGTCACCATCCAACCGGGCACCGGTCTGGTGCGCGCCATGGTGGGAGGCAAGAGCTTCAAAGACAGTCAGTTCAACCGTGCCACCCAGGCTCTGCGGTCGCCCGGGTCGACCTTCAAGCTCTTCCCCTACGCGGCAGCCATCGACCGAGGCATCAGACCCGAGGATATCTTTATGGATTCGCCCCGCTGCTGGCGGGGCTACTGCCCGAAGAACTTCGGCGCCAAGTACTTCGGACCGGTCTCCCTTGCCGACGCTCTCAAGAACTCACTTAACACCGTTGCGGTGCAACTGCAGGACCGAGTGGGTTTCGACGCCATTATCGAAACCGCCAACGGCTTTGACATCGGGACCACCCGCCCCCTCGGGAAGTACTACCCGATGGCGATCGGTGCCTACGAGCAGACGATCCTTGAGATGGCCGCGGCCTATGCCGGTGTGACGAACCGTGGAGTGTTCGTGCAACCGACACCATTTGAGGAGATCCGCGGTCCGAAGGATGGACTGATCTGGAGTCGCCGCCTGGATGGCGATCGCGGCCGTCGCGCCCTGGACAGTGATGTCGCCGATGCCATGAACTGGATGCTGCAACGGGTCGTGACCGGTGGTACAGGCATCGCCGCCAAGCTAGAAAACCGAGCTGTGGCGGGCAAAACCGGAACCTCAGAAGGCGCCCGCGACCTCTGGTTCATCGGATCGATACCGCAGCTCACAACAGCTGTTTGGTTCGGGTACGACAACAACAAAGAGACCAAGAGCAACAGCGGGGAAGCCGCCTGGGCCTGGAAGCAATTCATGCTGCAGATCGAGGACGAGTTTCCTCTGCAGCCGTTCCCAGCCAAACCTGTGCTGAACCGCAAGTTCGAACCACCTGGCAAGCCCAAACCAAAGACAACAGACAAAAAAGTCCCGTACCGCGGCTACGACTACGCGCCGAAGCCGATCTACACAGCTCCACGCTGGGAACCCGACCCATCCATGGCCCCGGTGCCGTTCACAACTCCCGAATCTGCTTCGACATCGGCACCCCAACCTCGGATCGCGCCAACTCCAGCGCCAATCTCTCGACCCGAACCACCGCGTGAGCCTCAGGCTGAGGTGAACGGTCGCCGCAACTGGCTCAAACCCCAGATTCAACGGCGCTGA